In Portunus trituberculatus isolate SZX2019 chromosome 46, ASM1759143v1, whole genome shotgun sequence, a single window of DNA contains:
- the LOC123519746 gene encoding uncharacterized protein LOC123519746: MASVHREHWSLALPLVLLSIRSSLKEDLQHSPAELVYGTSLRLPGKIMAPTPASPPSSTQDFASHLKSAMSHLQPVPPRSLPRKPSSARTLLTACTCSFMWMLYTLLSCNPTKAPTVSCDAHEKVTIDRNGSLDSVSIDRVKPAHLLEPTNTAVLAATMTPDSKATTQRICFSLPRH; this comes from the coding sequence ATGGCCTCTGTACACCGAGAACACTGGTCCCTGGCTCTTCCTCTGGTTCTCCTCAGCATCAGGTCCTCTCTGAAGGAAGACCTCCAGCACTCGCCAGCTGAACTGGTTTATGGCACTAGTCTTCGTCTTCCAGGTAAGATAATGGCACccactcctgcttctcctccaagCAGCACCCAAGACTTCGCCTCTCACCTGAAAAGTGCCATGAGCCACCTCCAGCCAGTGCCACCTCGTTCCTTGCCGAGAAAACCTTCGTCAGCCAGGACCTTGCTGACTGCATGTACGTGTTCATTCATGTGGATGCTATACACTCTCCTCTCATGCAACCCTACCAAGGCCCCTACTGTGTCCTGCGACGCACACGAAAAAGTCACCATCGACAGGAACGGTTCCTTGGACTCCGTCTCCATCGACCGAGTGAAGCCGGCCCACCTGTTGGAACCCACCAACACAGCTGTCCTTGCTGCCACCATGACACCCGACTCCAAAGCCACCACACAGAGAATTTGTTTCTCACTACCTCGCCACTAG